A window of Bacillus sp. DX3.1 genomic DNA:
GGTGGTGCTCTCATAGCATACGCCGCAATTGGAATTATGGTTTACTTTTTAATGACAAGCTTAGCTGAATTAGCTGCTTACATGCCTGTTGCAGGCTCATTTAGCACATATGCAACAAAATTTGTCGATCCATCACTTGGATTTGCACTTGGATGGAACTATTGGTACAACTGGGCCATTACAATTGCCGCTGAACTTGCAGCTGTAACATTAATTATGAAGTTTTGGTTTCCAAATACTCCTTCTTTACTTTGGAGTGGCATTTGTTTAGTCATTATGTTTCTTTTAAATTATTTATCTGTAAAAGGCTTTGGAGAAGCAGAATACTGGTTTGCACTCATTAAAGTGGCAACTGTTATTATCTTTTTAATTGTTGGATTTATGATGATCTTTGGCATTATGGGCGGTGAACCTGTCGGTTTTGAAAACTTCACAATTGCTGATGCACCATTTAACGGTGGTTTCATGGCAATCGTAGGTGTATTTATGGCAGCTGGATTTTCATTCCAAGGAACTGAATTATTAGGTGTCGCAGCCGGTGAAACAGAAGATCCAGAACGTAGTATTCCAAAAGCAATTCGCTCGATCTTTTGGCGTATTCTTTTATTCTATATCTTCGCAATTCTTGTAATCGGTCTATTAATCCCATATACAAATGAAAGTCTTGCAGCAAGTGATGTAACGGTAAGTCCATTCACACTTGTATTTGAAAAAGCAGGTGTTGCATTTGCCGCATCGGTTATGAACGCTGTTATTTTAACTGCTGTTCTCTCTGCTGGTAACTCTGGCATGTATGCTTCCGCTCGTATGCTTTGGAATTTAGCTCGTGAAGGTAAAGCACCGAAATTTTTAGGAAAATTAAACAGCCGCGGTGTACCTGTTAACGCATTAATTGCGACGGCTTTAGTTGGTTGCGTTGCTTTCTTAGCTTCTTTATTCGGTGACGGTGTTGTATATATTTGGCTACTAAACGCTTCTGGAATGTCAGGCTTTATCGCATGGATCGGAATTGCAATCAGTCATTATCGTTTCCGAAAAGCATATATCGCACAAGGGAAAGATTTAAAAGATTTACCTTACAAAGCTAAATGGTTCCCATTTGGTCCTATCTTCGCCTTTGTACTTTGCTCCATTGTTATCCTAGGACAAAACTACGGAGCGTTTACAGGAGAATCCATTGATTGGAACGGTGTACTTGTTTCTTATATTGGTTTACCACTCTTCCTAGTCGTTTGGTTAGGTTACAAATTTAAAAATAAAACAAAAGTGATTCCGCTTGATAAATGTGAACTAAAAGAATAAAATCCTATCAATTTTTCATTATAAACTCATAAAGAATAAAGGTAAGGGACCCTATTAGCTATGTTTAATAGAGTCCCTTACCTTTTTATTTCTTGTATCTATTAGCTAACCATTTTGAGTTATGTATTCCCATTAGCTCGATAATGATGAAGTCTCCTCCATTTAAAGAAAAAGTCCAAAACTTAGACACGGAATTTCAAGAGTTTGAAGGAATTTATTCTTTCTACATAACAAAAGATATATTTTTGAATATGTAAAAAAACTAGTATGAAACTAGCTTCTTTTGTCATTCACTATGTACCAGGCTAAGTTTTTATGAAGCATTTACATCTAGAACAACTGCCATTTCTTTCCCAAACCGGTCCCCTTTGTCTACAAACCCTAAACTTGCGTACAAAGCATGTGCTCCCTGATTTTCTGGATGATAGCCCACAACAATTCTCTTGCAATTCGGTAATTTAGACATGTTTTCAATTATCAACTGCGTTGCAATTTTTCCTATTCCTTGCTTTTGGTAATCTTTATCAACCATTATTCTATAAATCCAGTAACCATCTAATTCTTCTTCAAGTGTATTAAACATTAAAAACCCAACTGCTTTTCCTCCCAAATGTATAGCAAAAGGCTTCAATGATGGCTCAAATTTAGACTGTGCAATTGATACTGCATTAGATCCTATGTGCTTGATCTATTCTTCAGAAACCTGTAAGTTACAACACTCATACCAGTTTTCTGCATTTAGTTCTACAAGTTCAATTTTGATGTTAGTCATGGACTTCCCCTTCTTTTCTGCTTTATTGGATATTACGCTCTCCATCTTTTTTCGTCTTTTTTCTTTCTTTTCCTGCATAGTTTCTCACTTCTAAACAAAAAATAACGTTGGAGGTATACAAAATGCAACAAAAAATTAAACAGGATCGCTTCAAATCAAGTCTTGGTTCTTCACAAGTCGAAAGTCAAGGAACTACTACACAAGAAGCAGGTTCCATTAAAGTACCTTCATCAAATAAGAAACAAAAACGCAGTTAATCATATTTTTTTAACGCAATTTATACAAATGGTCCATGTATTAGAATTATGTTTGATATATGGACCATTTGTATGAGTGTTATTAGAAAAAGAGCTCCTTTTATTTAAAAGGAGCTCTTTTCACGTTGTTGAAAAAGATTATGTTAAGAAAATGCCGAATTTTTTGGCATTTTCTTGATTTCTATTTGTTTTATAGAATGGTTTCTTCTATAATTTGATGTGTTAGGTGTAAACCAACTTGCTTAAGCGAGCGTAGTTTGGTCCACTTTTTTAAGTTTTGTATGATGGCGGTCATCAAAACTTGTACTTTAACCTTTTGAACTCCACGGTATCGTGCATAGCGCAAACCGTGGAGTTCTTTACTATGTGCGAAACTCAGTTCAACCGTAGACGGACGAACGGAACGGAGAATTTTTCCTCTTATTGATAAGCGCTGTTCTCTTAACTGATCGTAAATTTCTTGATGGATAGAAATTCGCAACACACGATCTTGGTTTTCTTTTTCGCAAATGGACAGGATTGACAACTTCCTTTAGGTGGTCTGAATTCACGATAACCTTGACGATTCGTTGTTTTATAATAAAACGGTACACCGCAAGGACAGGCGTAGAGATCCTCGTTTACTTGTTTAAATTGATAACGACGGCACTTTGGATGATCCTTCGTTGTAAATCGACGATAAGACATGTAGACGAAGAAGCCACGTTGAAACAACCTTCGCGCGAGGGAAGCGTTGTAGTAGCCTGAATCAAGGGCGATTTCTTTCGCATACTTCCCCAATAATTGATTTAACCGTTCAACTTGTCCGATCAATTTACGATGCCCAGGCACATTCGCGGCGGTGACATCTGTGGCGATGATAAAGTTATGAAGCGAATCCACGATACGGTGCTCAAAATAGGCAAAGCGTCCGCGTTGATCGTGTTTGACGGACAAGCGAGCGTCAGAATCTACAGGGCTAATGTTTGTCTGTTTTTCTTCTATTTTTGAGCCTTTCGCTTGTAAAGGTTTCTTCCCATGACGCACACGGTGATCGTTAATCATCACTAAATCCTCATCTTTTTCTTCTATTACTTTTTCTTCCGCCAAGATTTCGCGTACACGCTTATTCGCATTCGCTTTTAATTCTGTTTCATCCGCCACCCATGTTTCGTTTGCGATAAACCCTTCTTGTTGAATCACACGAAGGCAATGCTGAAAAAGCTCCTCCCAAAACGTCGCATTTCGTAGACGTTGCGAGAGAAACTTAGAGATTGTTGAGTGATCTGGAATCTTCTCATTCGAGGAAATCCCTAAAAACCAACGATACGTCGCATTCTGTTTTACTTGATTACATGTAAAACGAACCGAGCGAAAGCCTTCCAAATACTGAATTAATAAGATTTTCACTAACATAATCGGATCTTTCGTTGGTCGACCGATACGATGTGGATAGAACACTTCCAATCGCCTTGTCACAAAATCCCAATCCATCACTTGATCCATCTTTACTAAATGATGCGAAGCATCATACATCATTTCATAGTACTTTCGATTTTCTTCAATTTCTTTCATGGAATATGTAACGTACATAAAAAATCTCCTCGCTTCATTTCATTCACGAGGAGATTTTATCGAAATTTTCAGGTTTTGTCTATTGACTAGATTGTTTTTCAACAGTATGAAAAGAGCTCCTTTTATTTAAAAGGAGCTCTTTTTCTATATTTGTTCAGGGTATAACCAATTTGGTAATAGCACACATGATGAAGCATGTTAGGAACTTCAAGATAAATTATACTAGATTTCCATACATATTTTCATGCAATTTTGCATGAGGACATAAAGAAATATGGTATATACAATGGTTGACTGAGTAGAGATGTATAAAAAGATGTATAGAAGATAGAAAGAGCCCTGGAGATCAGGACTCTTCGTGTATTTTTGCTGATAGATTAGTATGTTTTAAAAATCTTTTTCCAGTTAATCTAAAAAGAATATAGTTCATACTCAAATATGTCATGCCAAACAGTATATTGAACTACCCCCACCTACCTCTACACGAGCTTGAGGTGGGGGATTCTACTGTTTCTGCCTAACAAAAACACTTCCTCTCGTTCAACAAAGAGGATACAACGATATAGAAATTCGGTAGTGTCCTTAGGCAAGACGACCTCTTTCTGTCTTCCGAGGAGAACAGAAAAGGTACAGCTACTTTTTCTTATATCGAGGCGAAGAACACCCTGTCATTCATCCAGTTCCTAGACCTGTTATCTGCTCTGGTGACAAGTGTAAGAGACTGGGACAAGGCGTCTTTTTCATTATGCAAACAGTTTTGCTAGTTTTTTCTTTTCACTTTCAAATAAGTCTAATCGTTCGATTTGTAATGCCTCTTTCGGCTGATTCACATGATATAACTGATAGAAATGATGCGTACGAATATCAAATCGATTGTTTAATTGATGCCAATGGGTCCAGTGGTGCGCTTCTTTCTTTAGAATATAAGGTTGAAGCACTTGAGGCACTTTTTCTTTATACCCTAATCCACGACGCCCAATCGTAAAGGCCGCAGATTGATGAATAGAGATGCCAAGTTTCCGCATATATTTCATCTTCCCTGAGATAGAAGTATATGCTGGATTGACTTGAAAGACAGCCACGCCCATTTTATCCGCACGACCCAGAATTGCGTCTGTCATCTTCTTATAAGCGAACATACTCTTCATTCGATTCGCTCGCTTACTTCCGTACCGATCCCCTGCCCTAGATTGCGTGGTATCTAACTTTTCTATTACAATCGGCTTGTTATACCGCTCTGCTAAGTCAACTAATCGAATGACTTCCGCTTCAATTATCTTTGTGATTTGTCCGGTAGATTTACCTATCATGGAAAAACGGAGGGAACCACTTCCTTTGTAATTCCCATCCTTCGTTACATGCGCCCAAGCAAAATGTTTTAGATTACAATCTACACCAATCACTCCATCCGCTTTACTGTAATTCGTGTGAGGTTTTTCCGGTACATCGACTAAGCATTTCACAATATAATACTCACCATAGTCTTCAACAGACCACGCAATCGGTTTGCCGTGTTTTTCTTATTCTTACACTGTAATTGGTTTGTGATTACTTCCTCAATGATTTCTTGTCCATACGGGAATGTGACAGCTGGAAACATAACCGGTTTTCCTGTACTTGTCGTCATCCATAATTCCTGCTTCTCAATAACATACTGAAACACAAAATTTCCGTGTTTGGCATCTTTACGGCCAGATAAAATGAGTTGTTTATTTCGGGCGCGGAAAAATAATGTTTTCCATTTGTCATGGTTATGTATAAACTCATCGATTGTAAATTGAGACCGAAACAGTTTTTTACTCCCAAACACCGCGCTAGGAATATGCGTTTGGTACGATTCAAGCTTCTGCTTTAAACGGTATTGTCGATGAGTCAAACGACCGATTTTTGCTTGAATCCTTTTGATTTGAACATCTAAGTACTGGTGCTCAAACAGATATTCATTCAGCCAAATGAATGTGTCCTCTTTACGAGACAAGGAGATAATATTATTGTTCTTCGAAAAGCGGGAGTTTTTGGGAAACGTAATCTTTCCTTTCACACAACTTTGTTTGATTTTACGAAGCTTTGTCAGTTTTGTACGTTCTTGCTTCAACTTCTTTTTGATTTTCTTGAGCTTCTCTTGTGTTTGTTTCTCATATATCTTCCGTAACTCCATTAAACCTGTAAACAATGCCTTTGCTTCTTGTACCGCACTGTTTGCATAGTAATCATTCAATTGATATTTCCGCTTGAGAACAAGATGAAGACTATCTGTATGCATCTTACGGCTCCAACGTTTTTCCCGAACAATCGTTTGAAATGCAAAACGTTTCGCCCGATTAAATGTTTCCATTGTCTTTGTCAATGTATCTACCATTTCATACGGTACATCCCTTTTATAGATCCGTTTCGAAAAATACGCTTTCTTCACCTGTTCTCACCTCATTTTGTTTGATAAGACAATTATACAACAAGACGGAACGTATGTTCTACAAAAAGATGGTTTTCCTTAAAAAAAGAAAAAAACCGATTCATCCCCCACCTTTACTTCGTTTAGAGGAGGGGGTCTTCTCGGTTGAAATGATAAAATGTTCGTGTTGGTGGTACTTCAAAAGCTTAGCGTGATGGCGATGTAGCGGTACTTCTATGAAAGTTAATATACAAACAACATCAATACGCTTGTAACGATTCCGACCCAAATACAGAGAATGAAGCAATAGCCCATGATGTCTTTAATCTTTAGTCCTAGCACCCCTAACAGAGGCAATGCCCAAAACGGCTGAATCAGATTTGTCCATGCGTCCCCCCAGCCTACCGCCATGGCGATAGTGGCCGGATCTACGCCTAGCTTCATACCTGCCGGGACTTGCAGCGGTCCTTGTAAAGCCCATTGTCCCCCACCAGATGGTGCCAATAAATTCACCAATCCCGCTGACCAATATGTAAATATATCAAATGTATCCTTTGATGCGATGGATGTCATCCATTCAATGATAGAGCTTCCTAATCCTGAACTTCCCAAAACGGCGATAATTCCTGCGTAAAACGGAAACTGCAAAATAATCGGAGAAATGGATTGTGCAGATTCTTTGAATCCTTGTGCAAAGTTGCCGAGAGAACCATGCAGCAGCAAACCGAGTGACAAGAAGAATAAATTAATGATATTTAAATCCAAGCTGTGATTGTTCATGAATTCATATACACAATACAACGTACCGATTGCACCTAATAATATTCCCAGAACCGGCGTCCATTCCAATTTTTCCGCGGCGCTTAAATCTTTTTGAGGAGGTTTTACAAAAGAAGTTGTATCTGTTTCAGCAGCTTTATAGCCGATAATCCCGCTTTTTGGAGCCATAAGTACGATAATAATCGGCATCGTGATGAACAGAGTGAAAAAAATAATTAAAGTAGAGAAACTAAAGATTGTTTGCGAGGTAGGGATAATCCCAATCATCTCTGCAAGAAAATGACCCTTTGTAGCAATTGTCAAGCCAATAGAGCTGGAAAGCCCGGCACTGTATAAGGCTGTCGGAGCATAGGCAGCTGCTACAAGCAAAGGAAAATGTGCATCCGGATTCTTTTTCGCCACTTCCTTCGCCAGGATTGCCCCTACAACCACCGCCAATCCCCAATTGATGTAGTACGCGATTGCACTGATCAAAAATGTCATCGCATAAGCCTTTTGAGGTGTATCGGCTAATTTGGCGATGGACTGCAAACCTCTATTGATGAATGGGACGGAAGCTAACGTCATCCCTGTAACCATCAGCAATACCATTTGCATCGTAAAAGTCAAATAAGTCCAAAACCCATCCCCCCAAGATTTTACGATTGCGTATGGCTCAGATGGATTCATAAAAAAGGCCGCGATGAAAGTAAATAGAGTGAGCAGCACAGCAATAACGAATGCATCCGGGACATACTTCTGCGACCATCTCGAAAATACATTTGCACATCTTGTAAGCAATGATTCTCTCTTTCCTGGATCTGCACCTGTGTTTTTCTCCAATTGGGAATGATTCATCAACATTCTCCTTTCCAAATTGTAATAAGATTAATATAAATACCATTCCACAAAAGAAAATAAATTCCTTTTGTAATCCAGGTTTATCGCCATCAATCTAACAAAATTAAGTGCCCTAAAACAAAAAATGCACTATTTTTTGTAGATTTATAGAAAAGGATAGCTTTTTTTCGTTTTTGGAGTATGATTTTGTCTTACCTTGATAGATCTGGGTACGGCAACGATTCACATATTAACCTCACCTAACTTCTTTTCTTTGCTTCTTGCAGAACTTTTGGACGGGGGATTACTGCCCGCAAATAGCGAAATAAAGTATTACGTCTTCCTTCGTTCTAGCTTTTAGAATTATCACCTAATCCTTTTAGTATCGTTAATTCAAGTTGATTGACTTTCTTATTGTTCACTTTTTTGCCATAATAGAACGTAAGTATAGAAAAGGTAGGGATTCGATGAATATTCGCGTAACTGATGAAGCAAAAACAGTATTACATAAAATAGACTCTGATAATAAAAGCATCATACGAATTAGAGGCACAATGACGAATTCTTGTAGTATATTTGTTGATGTTGATTTAATCGTTGACGAATACAATGCTCATGATGTTGTATTTGATGACGAACGACTCATTATACAAATGGATGAGTTTACAAAAGACTATATTGGGGATACACTAAAACTCGACTATAAAACGACAGGATTTAGTATTATGACTCCTAGTGAAACACTTGTCTATGGATTATCGATTAAAAAATAAAAAATGCCCTTGTTTCTTCATAGAAACGAGGGCATTTTTTTACAAATAATTTTGCATATCACAACTATTAGCTAAATATATCGATTATCATTTGAATTCATTTTAATTTTTAAAAGGTATTATACATCCTAATCATGAATGTAAGTTATAGGCTACAAAAAACACGGCCATCAGGAGTGATTAACTGTGAAGATACTAGAACACGAAACATAAAAACTTTACCTATCAATAAGAGGTCCTCCATTAAAATTGTTTTACTTTATCCCTATTACAACAACTTTAATGGAGGGTTTACCTATGAAGAAAGATAAACTATTTTTAACGTTATTAGAAAGTGCAAATGAAAGCTTTACTGGCTGGGATTTTTCCTTTATTACAGAAACTGGTCGAATGAAAAGTCAATTGCTATCATGGTCTTATGGTAGTATGGCAATCCACCTCATACAAAAGGCTAGTTCCATGCTTGATATGGGAACAGGTGGTGGAGAATTCTTATCTATGTTAAGACCGTTCCCTCAATCAGTCTATGCTACTGAAGGATACCTACCTAATGTGCCAACCGCTAAAAAGAAACTTGAACCTTTAGGTGTACAGGTTGTAGAATTTGCAAACGATCACAACCTTCCTTTTAGCAACGGACAATTTGATTTAATCTTGAACCAACACGAATCATACTCACCAGAAGAAGTAAGAAGAATACTTTCTGATAAAGGCATTTTCCTTACACAGCAAGTAGGTGGATTAGACTGCTCTGAAATCAATGAAAATTTAGGCGTTCTACTAAACCCTGAATTTAGTAATTGGAATTTAGAAGCAGCGCTAAAAGATATACAAAACAATGGTTTTGAGGTTTTACATTACAAAGAAGAATTTCCAGTTCAAAGATTTTATGATATAGGTGCTTTAGTATATTATTTAAAAGCTATTCCTTGGCAAGTACTCGATTTTGATACCGAAACATATGTAAATGAACTATACAACATTCATCAAATCATGCTACAAAAAGGCTATTTTGATGTGAAACAACATCGATTTTTTATTAAGGCAAAAGCAATATAATTTTTAAAAGTGTCCTAAAAAGAAATATAGCAAACCTTTTAGGACACTGCAGTACCTTCTATGAAAATGTCAAATGACTTATAAAGTGAAACTTTAATCAGTGGGGGAATTCTTCATCCCCCACCTAACTCCTTAACTTCCTGCCGAATTTTGAGGTGGGAGTATTACTGCCCGCGAATAGTGGAATAAAAAAACCGAGATAATTTGCTTTTATCTCGGTTCTCTATTTCACCTTTTAAAAATCGGTCACAAACTCGCTAATTTTCTGCTGAAATACATAATCAAAATTATATTCTTGCCCTGTTAGTTCTTGATTCACAAGAATTGTTGTCGCCCCTATTTCTCTCTTTGCAATTTGCGGAAACGAAGCAACTGGCTGTACTTTTAACGAGGTTCCCATCACGAGTAATACATCTGTTTCATATAATCGTTCAATCGCTTTTTGAAATTGTGGCAATGTATCTCCATATAGAACAACATCAGGATTTAAAATAAAATTACATGTTTCACAACGTGGCAACTCATGATCAATCATGTATTGTAAATCGTATTTTGCACGACACTTCGGACAATGAGCCGTTTGAAGCGTACCATGTAAATCAATCACATGTTTGCTGCCACCTAATTGGTGAAGCCCATCAATATTTTGGGTTAACACCGCAATATCTTTTCCTTGTTCTTCTAATTGTGCTAGAAACCGATGACCACGATTTGGTTTGTATTGATGAAATGTATTGATTTGAAATATTGCTTTATAATGCTTCCAAAATTCTTTCGGTTTTCGGTTATAATAGCCTCTTGATAAATACATTTCTACATTCGCATCTGCATATAATCCATTTGCTGAGCGAAAATCTGGAATCCCGCTTTCTGTACTAGCACCAGCACCAGTTAACACTGTAATTTTATTTGCCTTTTCAATAACGGAACGAACTTCCTCATATTGCTGCACAACTCTCACCTCTATGTATATTTCTTCCTTTATTATAACAGGCAGGTTGTATTTTTGCTTAATGCGTTGCTCCGCCGCTCTCTACAATGTCTATTTCCACTTCTAATACGGTTTGCACTAATAATTCAATTCCTTTTGTAATGGTAGAAAGTGACATACTCGGCTGACCCGGATGGTCACTCGCTTGTTCTGGTAAAAACGGGATATGTACAAAACCACCACGCGCTCTATGTTGTTGCTTTTCCAGCAGATGCATTAACCCATAGAATAGATGATTACAAACAAATGTACCCGCTGTTTGTGAAACAGATGCTGGAATTCCTTCTTCCCGAAGTTTTTTTACGATAGCCTTCATGGGAAGTGTAGACCAATAAGCGACTGGTCCTTCTTGTACAACAGGCATATCAATTGGTTGATTCCCTTCATTATCAGCGATTCTTGCATCGTCTACATTAATCGCAACTCGCTCCACTGTAATATCAGGACGTCCACCTGCTTGACCGATACAAATAACAAATTCTGGATCTACTTCCTCTATATATGTTTCTAATACGTGTAATGAGTGCTGAAAAACGGTCGGAACTTGTTTACTTACAATCTGATATTCCCCAATTACCTGTTGGTGGAGTAATTGTGCAACTTCCCAAGCAGGATTAATATCCTCTCCTCCAAATGGTTCAAACCCAGTCAGTAATATGGTTTTCATTTCTCTCACTCCTTATTAGAATCGATACACTAATCCATACATAATAAACATATTGATAATAAAGATTGTAATTGCAACTGGTACTTGTGCTTTAATAACAGCGTTTTTATCCTTTAATTCTAGTAACATTGCTGGCACAATATTAAAGTTTGCAGCCATCGGTGTTATCAACGTACCACAGTAACCAGCAAACATACCAAGTGCTGCCATAATCGCCGGATTACCACCATGCATTTGTACAATGAGCGGCAATCCAATTCCTCCGGTAATAACAGCAAAGGCTGCAAAAGCATTGCCCATTACAACCGTGAAAAGCATCATCCCTAAGCAATATGCCATCACAGCAACAAATGGATATTCTGTTGGCAGCACTTGACCGACTAAATCAGAAACAACTTGACCTACACCAGACTTTGCAAATATACCACCAAGTGCAGCAAGCATTTGTGGTAAAATAACCGCCCAGCCAACAGCCTGCAATAATCGACTGCCTTCTTGTACTGGTGCTGTTATTTTTGCCTTTGTTATCCCCATTGCTGCTACGAAAGCAAGCAATGCTCCAAGCGCTAAAGCAATTAATGTAACTTTTTCAGGATCAACAAGAAATACATTTCCAAACTGTAACTTCCCTAATGTCAACGTACCAATAATCGTGAAAATAGGAATTAAAATGGCAGGTATGAAAATTTTATTTTTCAGTTTTTCTGCATGTTTCACACGCTCTTGAGTAGGTGCTTCTTGTTCATTTGATTTCGTTACCTTATTTAATGATGCTAAAACAACCATCGCTAATACAATACAACCGATATAAAACGATGGAATGATATTTCCAAATAAAAATGTAATGGAGAATAATGCCCAAAACAAACTAGAGCCGAAGCGATTTGGATGTTGGCGATCTAAAGCAACACGAATAGAAACAAAAGCAACAATAATACCCAGTAAATAATAAATTGTATCAAGTGTAATGAGATTCACCTTACATCGCCCCCTTATTTTGTTTCGGTTCTTTTGCCATAACAGTTGCAATATGTTTATCTATTTGCCTAAACCGAATCCAGCTCACAACAAAAGCTGAAATTGCAGTCGGAATGCCCCAAAGCGCCATATCCCACACATCAACATGCATCCCAACAGAATCAAAGAATCCTTTCATTAATAGGATGGCTCCTGTTGCAATAAAAATATCTTCTCCGAAAAACCATGCTGTATTTTCTGCAGCTGCTGCATTCGCTTTAATTTTCTCTTTCAATTTTTCAGGAAGCTCTCCGTAACGACCATGAGCTGCGCCTTCTGCCATTGGTGCGACAAGTGGCCTTACAGTCTGAGCATGTCCACCTATATTCAACCCAACTGCTGCGGACGCTTCACGAATTGTAAAGTATGACATTAACACGCGACCAGTCGTCGCTCCTTTTGATTTTGTAATCAACGCTTCTGCACGTTCCTTCAACCCGTAACGCTCTAAAATCCCAATAACCGGAAGCGTTAATAAAATTGGCATGGACATATAGCGATTTTCTATAAAAAACTTTCC
This region includes:
- a CDS encoding DUF969 domain-containing protein, translated to MVKLIGILLVAVGFLFRLNTLLVVMVAGIVTGMVSGMSFYEVISMFGKFFIENRYMSMPILLTLPVIGILERYGLKERAEALITKSKGATTGRVLMSYFTIREASAAVGLNIGGHAQTVRPLVAPMAEGAAHGRYGELPEKLKEKIKANAAAAENTAWFFGEDIFIATGAILLMKGFFDSVGMHVDVWDMALWGIPTAISAFVVSWIRFRQIDKHIATVMAKEPKQNKGAM